The Caldicellulosiruptor obsidiansis OB47 genome segment GGTGCAACGAGTCTTGATTATGTTGCAGCAAGAAATCTCTTTGACCAAGGAAAAGCTGCAATGTATGTAATGGGAATCTGGGATGTTGGTTATCTTTCAACACAATCGCCTGTTAAAAACAAGGTTGGTGCTTTCAAATGGCCCGAAATTGAAGGAGGAAAAGGAAATATCAATAATTTCTTGGCAGGCATAGAGCAGGTAATTGCAGTAAGTTCAAATTGCAAGAACAAAGAAGCTGCAGCTGCATGGCTCAAGTTGTTGTCAGAACCAAAATATGCAAAGGATCTTTTAGCTGAAAAAGCAGGTTATTTTCCTTCTGTGAAAGTAAATCCAGACCCGAAAAAAGTTACTGGTCTTTATCTTGAGGTATTGAATATGTTAAAAGAACAAAATACAAAAGATTCATTTACTTACTATGATGTTATGTTTGGTCCAATAATTGGTGATGGCTTTAACAACACAATACAGTCAATTTACCTTGGGAAAGACCCTGTTGAAGCATTCAAAAAGCTTGCAGATATTGCCAAAAAAGAAATGAAAAAGTAGAGAAATAGTTCAAAAGCCGGGCAAGAAAAAGTCTTGTCCGGCTTAAATTTAGAAGTTTAAATTTATTAACAGTGGGGTGAATTTTCTTGGAAAAGGCATTTGGTAATAAATTTACTATTGCTGTCTTTATAGCACCTGCGCTTATTCTTTTTACCCTTGTTGTACCTATTCCAATATTACATTCTTTTTATATGAGTTTTTTCAAATGGGACATGCTGTCAAATATGACGTATACAGGTTTTGAAAATTACAAAGAGCTTTTTTCTGATGAGATATTTCTTTCGTCTATCTTTCATACTATTGAAATTACAGTATTATCGTTAATATTTCAGGTTATATTAGGTTTATTTTTAGCTTTGTGTATTGTGAATATAACAAAAGGTAGAAGATTTTATCAGAGTGCATTATTTATACCTAACGTACTGTCAAGTGCAGTAATAGGTATTTTGTGGTTTTTTGTTTACAATTATGATTTTGGATTAATTAATTCAGTGTTGAGAAGTTTGGGGTTACAGAATTTGCAGCAGGAGTGGTTATCTCAAAAATATGTTTTGTTTTCGCTATCAATTACAACATGCTGGCAATGGGTAGGATATCACATGATTTTGTATGTGGCTGCAATTTCTGGAATATCTCAAGACATAATTGAAGCTGCAGTTGTTGATGGAGCAGAAGGGCTTAAAATGGTAACAAAAATTATAATTCCCCAGATATTACCTGTTTTAAAAGTTTCGATTGTTTTAATAATAACTGGTTCATTAAAATATTTTGATATGGCATGGATAATGACAGAGGGTGGGCCTGACTTTGCTTCAGAGACAATTGCTACATATATATATAGAACTGCGTTTAACAAGCTTCAATATGGTCTTGGTAGTGCAGCATCAACCTTTTTATTTGTTGTGAGCATATTAATAACTGTAATTATTAACAATTTTGCATCAAAAAGGGAAATTGAATATTAAACTTTTGGAGGTGTTTGTTAGTGTATGCTAAATATACAAAAATTTCTACTGTGGGGAAAATAATAATTTTATCTTTTTTAACTATATATTCTGTTATAACTTTATTTCCTATTTTATGGCTTGCTTATAACTCGGTTAAGACAAATAATGACTTTTTAGCAAACCCTTTTTCACTGCCATCTCTATCTAAGCTTCAATTAAAAAATTACTATGATGCATGGGTTACAATGGGAATACAAAAGTTTACTTTAAATAGCTTGA includes the following:
- a CDS encoding carbohydrate ABC transporter permease; this encodes MEKAFGNKFTIAVFIAPALILFTLVVPIPILHSFYMSFFKWDMLSNMTYTGFENYKELFSDEIFLSSIFHTIEITVLSLIFQVILGLFLALCIVNITKGRRFYQSALFIPNVLSSAVIGILWFFVYNYDFGLINSVLRSLGLQNLQQEWLSQKYVLFSLSITTCWQWVGYHMILYVAAISGISQDIIEAAVVDGAEGLKMVTKIIIPQILPVLKVSIVLIITGSLKYFDMAWIMTEGGPDFASETIATYIYRTAFNKLQYGLGSAASTFLFVVSILITVIINNFASKREIEY